From one Catharus ustulatus isolate bCatUst1 chromosome 1, bCatUst1.pri.v2, whole genome shotgun sequence genomic stretch:
- the TMUB1 gene encoding transmembrane and ubiquitin-like domain-containing protein 1 has protein sequence MALIEGVGDEVTVLFALLLAAAVLGLAWASTRAPEPAAPPTEAAPSTAPAERKAPSPAPAPAEEAAASDEAVGLRHRNPPAATAEGPAEPTLVLRLKFLNDTERLARVRPGDTVGALKRTYFPGQEQQVRLIYQGQLLRDDSQSLAGLHLGHLSVLHCHLSPPSAAPAAPSTPGPRSPAPAALGVGSLALPLFVLLLALLWYLQLQHRHVFTATATTCLAGLTLLVTFVAFAMYRR, from the exons ATGGCGCTTATCGAGGGCGTCGGCGATGAGGTGACGGTGCTGTTCGCGCTGCTgctggcggccgccgtgctGGGGCTCGCCTGGGCCTCCACGCGCGCCCCCGAGCCCGCGGCGCCGCCGACTGAGGCGGCCCCGAGCACGGCCCCTGCCGAGCGCAAAGCTCCgagcccagccccggccccggccgaGGAAGCGGCGGCCTCCGATGAGGCGGTGGGGCTGCGGCACCGGAACCCTCCCGCGGCCACGGCCGAGGGCCCCGCCGAGCCCACGCTGGTGCTGCGGCTCAAGTTCCTGAACGACACGGAGCGCCTGGCGCGGGTGCGCCCCGGGGACACCGTCGGTGCGCTCAAGAG GACCTACTTCCccgggcaggagcagcaggtgcGGTTGATCTaccaggggcagctgctgcgTGACGATTcgcagagcctggcagggctgcaccTGGGCCACCTGAGCGTCCTGCACTGCCACCTGTCCCCGCCCAGCGCGGCCcccgcagcccccagcacccccgGTCCCCGCAGCCCCGCACCCGCCGCGCTGGGCGTgggcagcctggcactgcctctCTTCGTGCTGttgctggccctgctctggtacctgcagctgcagcaccgtcACGTCTTCACCGCCACCGCCACCACCTGCCTGGCTGGCCTCACCTTGCTCGTCACCTTCGTGGCCTTCGCCATGTACCGCAGATAG